The following nucleotide sequence is from Mesobacillus jeotgali.
GGAGGAAGTATGTGACCCTTTCACAGACAGCCTTTTATCCGACAGGCGGTGGCCAGCCATCCGATACTGGACGCCTAAATGGCATTGAAGTAGTGGATGTTGAGGAGGTTAGTGGTGAAATTCGCCATTACATAAAGGAAGAACTGAAGGAAGGAAATCGTATAGAAGGGGCAATTGACTGGGAGCGACGATTTGACCATATGCAGCAGCACGCTGGGCAGCATATTCTTTCGGCTGCGTTTGAGGAGCTATATGAATACAAAACGGTCAGCTTCCATCTTGGGAAAGATACACTGACAATCGACTTGGACACAGAAAATCTTGGTACTGTTGAGGCTGGAAAGGTCGAGGAGCTCGCCAACCAGATAATCCTTGAAAACCGCCCAATCCACACCAAATGGGTTGGTGAGGATGAATTGAAGCAATATAGACTCAGGAAAGAGCTATCTGTTTCGAATAACATCAGGCTCGTCATCATACCCGACTTTGACTACAATGGATGCGGCGGCACTCATCCAAATAGCACTGCTGAAGTTGGCTCGCTGAAAATCCTTGGGTGGGAAAGGCAAAAGAAATTGGTACGCGTCGAGTTTGTTTGCGGCCAAAGGGTACTGGACAAGCTCGGCCAAAAGCATGAAGTCATCAAGGAGCTCACAGGCCTGCTGAATTCACCTGAACAGGATATGGGTGCTTCAGTAAATAGACTTCTTTGGCAAAAGAAAGAGCTTGAGAAAAACATTGATGAATTAAAGGACCGATTATTAAAATATGAAGCAGCCGATATGATCGTAGCGGGAAAAGGGGCGATCATCAGCCGCGTCTTTCAAAACAGGAACATTCAGGAACTTCAAAAGCTCGGCAGGATGCTGGTTTCGGATGCTGAAGACAAGATTTTCTTGCTTGCCTCTGAAAATGAGGAAAAGCTTCAGTTCGTTTTTGCTAAAGGGAAGAATGCAGAAGGCAATTTAAAGGAATGGTCCAAACAAGCTCTATCCATGATTGATGGTAAGGGCGGAGGAAACGAAATGCTTGTACAGGGTGGAGGCCGGTTGATTCCAGGTGAAGAATTTATCCGGAAGGTTACCGGATTTATCCAATAATTTGAATGAAAGATGAAATATAAAGACATCTTCAAGGTAAAAGGGTTTAGTTCTAAAGTGGTGATTTCCTCGAAAAAAACTATTTATTTATTGTTTTTATAGGTAAATCATGAAAAACACCGACTAATAACCTATTTTTTACAGTTTGATTGGTTATAAATGAAAGTTTTACCATTTAAAAATAGGTTTAACTCCCTCATAATGGAATTCAACCAGAGAAATAGGGGGAATCAGAATGTTTGAAGTTGAAAGAGGATCTGTTGAAGAGGCAATCATGATCCTGCAAAATCTCGGTCTTAAAGTGAATGAATACGAGAAGACGAATTCAATGATTCCG
It contains:
- a CDS encoding alanyl-tRNA editing protein — protein: MENKLYYRDAYLRNFSAELIEQKEDETGRKYVTLSQTAFYPTGGGQPSDTGRLNGIEVVDVEEVSGEIRHYIKEELKEGNRIEGAIDWERRFDHMQQHAGQHILSAAFEELYEYKTVSFHLGKDTLTIDLDTENLGTVEAGKVEELANQIILENRPIHTKWVGEDELKQYRLRKELSVSNNIRLVIIPDFDYNGCGGTHPNSTAEVGSLKILGWERQKKLVRVEFVCGQRVLDKLGQKHEVIKELTGLLNSPEQDMGASVNRLLWQKKELEKNIDELKDRLLKYEAADMIVAGKGAIISRVFQNRNIQELQKLGRMLVSDAEDKIFLLASENEEKLQFVFAKGKNAEGNLKEWSKQALSMIDGKGGGNEMLVQGGGRLIPGEEFIRKVTGFIQ